From Xiphophorus couchianus chromosome 7, X_couchianus-1.0, whole genome shotgun sequence:
CAAGGATGTTGCATTGCATGATAAACGGCATAACGAGGAGCACTGCTGTGATGATGAGCTGAAGAAGTGAAACAGTATTggtatcttaaagagacggagTCCAGTTTaagacaaatttcttttaagtcatatttgatatatacagcatttttgcAGAACTGAAGGTAACGTAGCTATTtgattgttctttaaatggcactatgtgtctGGGAAACACATAGTACTGCCTTTTCACGTGCGTTATAACTGTGCATTTATTTGCTTATATAGGTGTGAGGAATCTGAGCTGGTGTCATCATGAATCATGTGTTCATGCTAACAGGACCTTCCTGGCACCGGGCGCCCCCCGTTGGATCAACATTGATGGCAGGACGATGGGCCTGACGGTGAAGGGCCTGGAGCATCCTCACCGCTACGTCCTGGAGGCGGCTCAGACACACGTCTTCATGCTCATGAAAAAGGTCAGGCCTTCTAAGATCTTTTACTGATGTTGACGGATATTCTTCATCGGGGCGATTCCAGTCAGACCAATACAATGACGTTATGATAATGATATTAAAATTGCATAAATGGAAAATACAGTGGAGGGACGGCATCCACTGTGTTAAATCAGAACTTTAAATCAGGGGCATTGACGTTCAGGTTGTGCTTGAAATaacaatttcctgttttttatttatttatttattttttgtacaggaCACATTCTTCCGTTACCTCAAGTCGCCAACGTACAAGGAGATCCAGAAGAAGGCGCTGAGCCCTGAGGCCCATAACTTCAGGTGTGTATGATTTCAGTAAGGTCAACTGCAACCCAACTGTCAGGATTCTGGGctgtttgagttgttttgggtttgtttattgtgttcGTTAGTCTCTTTCTTTGATTAGCTCAGCCTTGTTTCGGACCTTAGTTCAGTCCTTCTTAGTGATTCaggttatgtttatttcttgtgtctagttATTATGTCCTAATTATGCTCCTTTCCTAGCCCCACATGTGCTCtttctctcccctcacacctgtaATCATTTAGCCAGTCagtcttttgtttcttgttcAGTAATCAGCCTTCGTAGTATTTCTACAACACTTTCTCAGTCACTCCTTGTTGGTTCCTTCGGCTATTTCCTGTtattaaaacttcaaaactaCTCACAGTCTCTACCTTGCTGCATTTGGGTtaactttaaaacaagaaatcatGACTCTAGCGTAGTTATAGTTTAAACAGGTTTGAACACAAGTCCAGTTCTTGACACATAATTACGGTTAAGTTCAGCCAATAGCTGTTTGGAAATCATGTGGTCGTTTCTGTATAACTGAGGGATCATTGCTGCTTATCAGGACGGACTGACTGACAAAATCCCCAAAATTTGTGTTATATATCTATTCAGTGCTGTCAACACTTATTGCGTCTTCTGACTACAGATTAACTAttgtgttttatgtgacagaatgAGACATGACTATGACTATCTCTTATTCTGTGGGGGAGAGAAACGAGACatgagtttcagttttttactggtagaaaatctgaaaagtgtgccaTGAGTCAGAACTGTGCAGGGCTTCTGGGTAATGTATTTTCTGGTTTTGAGCATCGACAGCCAGGTTTGTGCTAACCTAGTTAATCTAGGTTAGCACAAACCTATATATCTAGATAGACGTTGACAGGTGTGATGATGCAATATAAAAacactgtttaaaaaatgacCAAGTTCTAAAAGAGAGACCTTCCAGTTTTTTGGAGAACTGTTATCAAGACTCCTTAAAACAATCTATTACCTGAGTCTCCACTAACCTTTAGTCTTTCAGTCCAGGGTTCTGTAACCTGCGGTTCTATAGCCACATCTGACTCTTAGAAACTCTGACTCCAAATGATGAGGGAACTGCTCTGGATTTACAAATGGTTATAACAATGGCAGGTCTTAActatttttcagttattttcctggaaattctttttttaaaaccaaaaaataaaaagaaaatatttgttctgtAAAAAATTCCAACTGATTGCTCTAGTAGATGTTTCTCAAGAATatcaaaaaaaggttttcaaaagaTCAGATCATTTCTGCGGCTTTGTTTAGCTGGACTGATATGGGTGGCAAGAAACGTTTGCAGACCCCCCACCGTCTCACGTGTGTTTGCATTCCCGCCGCAGTCCGGCACAGCTGGAGGAGAACGCTCGGAACCGGAGCGCCGGCATCCATCCCATCATCCTGTGGcagcaagaggaggaggagaaggccAAGGCCGCTGCCGCTTCCGCTCCAGTCGACGTCAAGGCGGTGATGAGCAAAATAGACAGAAAGAAGTAGAAACGGTAGACGCATGTCTGATCTTGTGaatgcaaatttaattttatataaaagggACTCTCTTGGATTATAAAGTATGACTTAGTAAATGTTACACATCTACACATTGTGTTGATTCTAAACGTACAGAGTACAGGTCTGAGCTTTGAGGAATATTGTCAGAACTTTATCATTTCTACTCCAGCTTCTTCACGCAGCATACAGTAAGGACTAAAAGAAACAATATGTTGTGCATCACTACAGCCATAAGCCTGATTGTGTTTTATGTCACAGAATGAGACATGACTCTGACTATCTCTTATTCTGTGGGAGAGAGAAACGAGAAAGGAGTTCCAGTATTTTACTAgtagaaaatctgaaaagtgtgccaTGAGTCAGAACTGTGCAGGGCTTCTGGGTAATGTATTTTCTGGTTTTGAACATCGACAGACTGACTGACTTTCGTCCTTTCAAAATGACTCAAACCGAGTCTGATTGGAAAAagaacatctgtgaacatcagctTTCCAACCTCTATATTACAACCTATAATAGAAAAATTCCGCAtgaataaatttcatttcaaatttcatAAAATCTTAAGAGGAAATCTGGAACTAAAGTATAAATTTTACCACGCTGGTAATCATCCGCCTACCTTTAACATTTACAAGACAAGGAGACACTTTCTTCCCCAGACTAATGAAATTAATCCAAGTATAGAGACTTAAAATTCAACTACATCCATTCAAAATGGATTCTATGACCTTCATCCTATGTAAGACAATACAGtcaaatgcagtttgaaaagCCAAATAAAGTGATCCATGTAAGGAAGCGTATTAGCATCAAAACACTGACTTTACAGCAGTTTGTGATGTTGAACATGTAGTCTCCATGACGCTGGTTATTCtctaaaaaaaacctctgaggtCACAAACAGAACAGCTTAAGGAAATGTAACCAGTCAAGCTTTGGtctctaaaatctaaaaaaaaaaatccacgtTAAAGTTTCAGCTGATAATGGGGGAAAGTTTGTGGGGATGAAATAATCGCTGTAGAAGCAGAAACATACATTTCAAGTCATAGATATAAAACACTGCTCACTGTTTCATGCTGTAGATGAGTTCTTATTGTTATTCAGTGATTTTGACATGAAGTGATGGAATCGGTTCATGACTTTCAGTAAATTACAGAAATGACCAACTCTAATAACATATTGTTGCTGCAATATGTTCATAACATTTATTCTGTAAACACAGGACCATCACTGGACCGTGTAGCTAATATGCATAGCATGTATAGCATGTTAGTGgatttacatgtaaaatgtcTGTCCTGTTAACTACAAGCTTGTACAGTATATCAACCTGGAGAATGCTGTAAATGTAATAAACTGCAGAAGTAGGAGAGCTGTCTGAAAGTGTTTAATAGGAACGTCTTACAGACTGTTTGGGGTTTTGCTCTCTAACTCTACAGTGACTGGAATCAAAGACGCTCTGTTCTCACTCCTGCTGAGGTTTTTCCCAGGTTTCTGGTCGTTTCACTCAGCTTTCCACTCTGACCTGCTGCAACTTTGTACTTGGTTTTCACAGCTTTCCCAGTTTGGCTTTCTCTAACCTGCTCTTGaggttagatttaaataatgttaGAATGCTGTTTCAATAAACAGCATTCTGAACTGAaagagggtgtactttctttccTCATATTCCTTCAGTAGTGCAGTCAGCTGTTTGaactaggggtgcaccgattacCGATCCTTAAAAAGCCTGATCTGATGATTCCGATTTTGGGcaatactgattttttttccttctttttttagtctaaaatgttttttagaccTTTGTTGAGGCAGATAAACTCGACTTTACATGTAAGCATCGGCcgatcactgatctcccaaaatggAGGAAATCAGGGCCGATTTATCGCTGCACCTCTAGTTTGAACTTTTTGGTTGAGTAAAGTGAATGAAATCACACAGAAGGCAGACGTCAGAAGACAACGTTTTGTTTACTGTAcagtgtttttacaaaatatacgAGGCAAACAGACAAACCAGCACAGGGCTACTTGGCCATGCCAGACAGCCAGCTGAGCTTGAACAGAGAGGGCGCCGTCGAGTCCTCGTCCTGATCGGCCAGCTGCCTGAAGAGACTGCCAGGCCGGAAAACGTCGTCACTTCCTGCTGCGGAGGACTGAGGAGCCTGCAGTGGGAGGACAGAGGGGCTGTCATGACTGGAGGAGAGCTTCCTATGAAGTCTGTTTATTGTTAATGTTCAATAAAACCAGAACACGTCAGGCAGTTAGTGGCTCCATGTTAATATTAGATCTGATCAGTGAGTCCATTCCTCCATGTTGGGAAGAAAACCTTCAAGCAAAGGATTCAAACAAGGTGATGCCTCTGTTGCTTCATAGAGCAGAACCAGGTAAAAGAAGCCAGAGATGAGccaaaacattatgaccactcATACATGATCAAGATGTACAGTAAGTCCTGATTGTTTAAAACTGAGCGTGAATTTGGGCCTTGTACACATGTAGCTGggtttttataaaaagaaaaacttcgtcacaatgttttagaaaataatattgttCACACCGGGATAGGTTTCAGGAATATTTTCATCCACACAACCTGCTCAACCCACCCCTGAGCGACGATTTAAAGCGGCAGTAATATGTGTCTTTCAGAAACATGGTGaaattttataacacaatcaagttaCCGTGTTACCATCAGTTGTTATAGAAATGctgtaaatatcaaacatgactttgatgaagttttttcttttaatttaacacatttaaattgggtctctgtctctttaaaaactcctgctctttctggaacgccgccttcaggaagtcatcacaacatggctcctctattaaccctttagcaacgtttcactgagaagcagcttgTATAAAGacgtgcagttccaccaggtgtttgctaattgctgctggctagtctgaaggagctgagtgagagTGTTGCCATGGAGGGCTGCTATGTGAGGAGGAAGCgctgaagcttggaaactgcagcccTCAGGAAGAGCTGCACCTCTAAGGCGGGCCTAGGTCCatccaggcattttgcacacctgaatggttgccatggagattgaaggatttctcaaacatgaaatgaaagaatcaaagcaacacttcaggtatgtttttgatgagagaataacattataacatgatgtaaagctcaaaaacgtACATTATATTCCTTTCTTAAACATGCCAAGCCAATAGGAGGAAGCTAAAAACCTGTGTCAGCCAATTAGATTGCTTCAAAAACAACCATGGATTCCTGATAGGAGATTCATTTGTGTGAACAGATATACAATGTTCAAAAGGCGTATTAGAATATAAAGTATATTGGTGAATTCTTTGCTGCAGACTATAATGCACCGGATCATAAATTTCTTTCCCCATgtacacatgcaaacacaaagatgGTGTTTTCTTAAATCTccattaaataatcatttttagtgATATTAAACAGAGATTTTGTGTGGATGAAAGATCAAAGCGCATaaaaatttattgattttcccAGATAGTCGGCTACATGTGACCAGGCCTTAGTTTAGGAAGTGGAGCCCAGTTCTCATGGCTGTGATTGGTGTGGCCATAAAAAGCAGGTGGTCAAAACGTTTTTGACTGACCCAAGAAAAATGAGTGATGAGTCAGGTATAGACGATCCCTGACTTAAAGCGGTACAAAGTTTGGGTCGGCTCGTTCAAACAGCCATCTTGCTGTTTCCAACATAGGCCAGgatgaaaatacaaagaagTGAAGTAGTGCACCCACACCGCCACTGCTCCGACTAAATCAAAgcacaaccaaaacacacccAAACAGAAACAACGCTGGTGAACTTGCCTGAAGGCTTCAGAATCTCAGAATCTCTGGGAGGAGAGAGAGTGTGACAGAAAACGCTTTACCCAGatggaacaaaaaataaataaaaaaatatcactcTGTGGCTGCCAGGAAATGAAAATGTCCTCTCAGAACACCGACCCAGAGCAGCTTCAGCACCCCGAACCCTGCGGCTCCAGAACTTACCAGGTTCTGAGACTTGTCCGATCCCCTGGAGGAGGATGTGGGTTTGCGAGCGTTTGACATGCTGAGAGGTAATAACCCGAACCTGCAACAGACAGGACCTGCTGATCAGACATACCACAGCAACCAGATCATCATGCAGTGATCATGTAATACCTGACAAGTGAGAACATCAACTCTGATAGACTCAATATTCTAGGtcagttttcatatttaaaggAGCAGAGTTCTATGTTTTCCAGTCATATATTCtgattttatagcacaattaagtaactgttttaccttcagttgttataaaaaatactgtacatttcaaataaaacgtAAAACTAATTTTACTTCCTAATTTATCGCCTTGAAATTGAagagcctctgtctctttaaaaacttctgctctttctactctgtcttcaggaagtcatcacaacatggctcctctattaacactttaacaacatttttaccagcgttgtactgagaagtagctccaataatgagctcagcagattctcagttccaccaggtgtttgctaattgctgctggctagtctgaaggagctgagtggaggagttgTGGTGGAGGAATACTGAGTGAGGAAAaagctcagaagcttggaaactagGTCCACTCGGGTATTTTTCCACACCTGAATTACCATGGAGaataaaggatttctcagatatgcatgaaagaatcgaggtaacactccaggtgtgtttatAAAGAGGCATTAACATtgtgacatgatgtaaagctcaaaaagtcaattttacataatactgcccctttaaagaaaaccaaaaatctgCATCGGTGATTGGTGAACGTCTGATggagaacaaaacatttcacttcctgtttattgaTGTTCATGTCTGACCTGATCTGACTGCTGGCCAGTGGCAGGATGTTGTAAGGCTCCTGGGAGTTGACAGTGCTGCTCCGCGGCGCAAACTGCTTCTCTGAACCAGTCAGGAGGCCGAGCAGCACCTGGAACACGCAAACACATGGCAGCTACTGGAACATGTGAACACCAGCCTCTTCTGATGAGTGTTGCAAGCGTCTGAGACATCAGGTTGCTTCATGACTGTGTGCATGGCAACAACATACTGAGGTCCTCTGGGACAGACGGTTGAGATTGGCGTTCAGCGGAGGTGTAAACACATCCAGGTCAAAGGGGTCAATGAAGCTTTCCAGCCAATCACATATCTTATGGAATCTGGAAAATAAACACGGCACActgtttaaatatgaaaataaaccaaaaaaacaattaaatgtggTTTAAGTTTGATTTGTGTCTTTTCTCTTCACTGTGCAGCACATCATGTGATCTGACAATGTTTTAATGCTTTAGTTCTTTCAGAAGTCAAGACTTCTCTAAAAGCAGAACTTGGAACCACATCGTTTTAAGGCTTTgattttgtgcatttctccgTTTTTAGCTTTGAAAGGCACACAGCATCGCTCTGCCTCCCTGATCCTCCAGGCCGACCAGAGTTGCTTCCTACCTCGGGTCCTGCTGGGATCTGGAGGTCTTGCCCTCCTCCACTCTGCTCCCCAGTGTGGAGTTAAGGTAACGCAGGTCGAACAACAACTGCAAGGCTCGGTTCTGAGTTATGGGGAGGACACCCTCCTAATGAACAGGAGAAGAGAGAAATTCAGAGAAGAAGAACTTGTGTCTTTAGGACACAAATTACTTACTAATTCactatttttgttgtaatttcagggccaatttacaacaaatgaaaaacttattaaataattgtttgaatgtgttgctatttttaaaaaaaaaattagaaataaacacagatgaaaTAGTCTTCAATTGCTGtttgaagcagccaatcagatgtcaGGGTCTCCCTAGTCCCGCCCACTGAGTTTGATTGATCAGGCTGATAACTTAACTTAATTTATAATGTGCTTCAGCACAAGAACGTAAAATGATTCATTAAATCATGAAATAATTAtatgtggtttttaaaaataataccaATACTTTTAATGGAGGCCCATTTGTTAATTCTATATttaataagttatttttgtactGATTTCTAATTTTGACCTGagccttcagagccacataaagacggttacaaagtcggcctccTGTCACCTAAAGAACATCTCCAGGATCAGAGGACTCATGTtccagcaagatctagagaaactgtcttgttgatgaaatgtgctacagaaataaacttgacttgaacACTTAGCAGAAAATCAACTCTGTCCCTCCAAACATTTGCGAGCCGTTGTGTTCCTCACCGCGTCCCGTCGCTGCTCTGCCAGGACGTCGTAGCGATGCAGAACTTGACCAAGACAGGACTGAAGCAGATCCTGCAGGGTGGGCCGGGGAAGAGCATGACCCCCGACCCTGTTCACCTCCACGCACAGCTGGAACAGCAGAGACTGCACAAACCAGGACGCCTGACGGGACACAAGACTCGGGAGTCCGTCACGTGAAACGGCAGCAAATCAAAGAACCAACTTCCTGTGACATCGTTCTGACCTGAACTGGAAGGCGGATCTTGGACGTGACGCTGTTCCCTGATTCAGACTCTTCCTGGATCTCCAGATCCTCCCAGCCTGTTGCGGAGCTCAGAACCGCACCAGCAGACTCCGCCAGCAACGCCGCGCCAAACGTCTCCATCAGCTCCTGTCGAAGCACGAGCCGCGATGAGCAACACGTCAGCACAGCACTGAGGCCGAACCTGTCCACACGTAGCCAGATATCTGGGAAACCGAGGATATTTTTCATACGATTTCACCTTTCATGCACATGTAGCGTCCATTTAATAGCACTAGGACAATGAAACCTCCAACCAAGACTTTGTGAATTCTCCTTTTTCGCGTTTGCGTGGGGACGCTGAAAACTGAGATTTAGAAGGAAGCGCACGACAGTCTGCGACAAATAATGCAGCATAATGTCACATATGTGACCATTGTTACTGCTTGGCCAGTAGCAATGGTCACATAGTGGAGGAAAGATGGCTGCCATCAGAGAGCTGCTGATTTTCACATTGTTTCTGACTCTAGCTCCAATTCACTGAGTAGAGAGCGATTGGAGGTCAGCTGTTTTATACCAATCTTAACTATCTTTCCCAATACAGAGACACAACGCCGTTCAACCTCCACATACTGGCTGTAACTGGACTCCCAGTCAACAgcatcttgtgttttattaactttatgttCTAACgctgtattttaatttgaaggATTGTGATTGGCTGACATAGGTTTATGTTTGCCCTACACTGCCCTctatgggtttggcatgtttaaaacaatgtaattcAGCAGGTTGGTGTGGATGAACATGTTTCTTAAACCGATCAGATTATTTCATAAAGACGATGGTCACCGCTACGACGCTTTATAAAGACCGGGCTACATGTGGACTCGGCCTGAGACTTTATGTTTCTGACGGGTTCTGACTTTGGAGAGGGCGGAGCTCCAGATGCGGTAAGCGTCCATGCTGCAGCCAAGAAGCTCCTCCTTCAGCTCAGCCCACTTGGCCTGCGCTGGACTGACCTCTGGGGCGGCCTTGGATTTGCCCAGCTTCTTTCCCTGCCTGGGGGTCCCCTTGGGCGAGGCTTCCCCGGTGCTCCGTCTGCCCAGGAGGCAGTGCTTCAGGCTGGGGCAGAGCTCGCCCACGGACTGGCACAGCCTGGCCATGAACAGGACGGAGCTGAGGCGGGTCGGGGCAGAGCCCAGCTCGGTGCGGACCGACGACAGGATGTGGCGAACGCAGGCCACGCAGGCTTCGCGCAGAGCTTCCTCCACCGCCGCCGAGTCCGTGTAGCGGTTAAACGAGTCCGGGGGTCCGCAGGAAGGCGGCGCGGCCGGGATGGAGTCGGATCCTGCCGAGAGCAGAAAAGCACATGGAGGTCAGCAGACCTCACCTACAGCAAGTTACATCATTCAGACAGTTTGCTACAGCTTCTGTGGTttacagaggtcagaggtcaggagtcTGGAAAGTTTTCACACCttggaaacattttcccattatatcatattgattttatttgacacaGGAGTATGGAAATGTTAAGTgaattgaataaaatacatgagtcaacagatttttagtttttgttggggttttttaaaccaaaaactgaAGACTGGTTTTCAGCCCCTGGACTGTCCAACCAGGCACTTCTTTATAAGTTTAATATTGCAGTGATTATTGTAGAATATTACAGCTGTGCTCATAAGTTTATATACCTAGGtagaactttttaatttttttagccATTTGTTAGAGAATATGAACAAAATCACAAATAGTCAGTGGTTGGGAGAAACCATTTATTGTCAAATAAGTGTGTGtattcttttaaaatcattatgACAACAGAAACTACCCAGAGCCTCATCCACTAATACCACCAAACACTCCAGGCTGTCAATGTTAAAGGGGGGCATTCAAAGTATAGGGAGCCAGGGTATGTAAAGTTTTGATCAGGTTCATTTGGGTAGtttctgttattattataatttaaaaagagtACACAAAGTCATTTGACAATAAAAGGCTTTGTGATTTACCATgagtgaaaaagtgtttgtgttatCATTTATATTCTGtggaaatgaggaaaaaataaatcaagaattCTGATAGAATATGTAAGCTGTGGATCAGGAATACCTGTGTCCTGTGATGGGAGGTAGTGCTGGAGGTCGTCCAGTCTGGCTCTCAGCTTTGCGTCCAAAGAGGAGCAGAAGTTCTGAACGCAGGGCGTCAGGGCCTGCGTTTTCATGGCCAGCCcgctcctctgctgctgctgctggccccTCTGGGCCACACTGACCCAGGCTGCGTCACTCAGCAGGTCCCCCGGAGACTCTGACCACAGGAAGGACGCCACGTCCGCCTCGTACTGAGCACCGCGACCGGAGAGCGGGTTGCTGCCGGCGGCGGCCTGGACCGGTCGGCCCTCCAGGTCCCTCACGGCCGAGGTCAGCAGCTGCACCGAGCTTGTTGCGATGGCCTCCGTTTCCTCTTTGGTGATGGTCTTGGGGGcgaaaaaaaggggggaaaaaatgttaagtttgaTCTTACATTGCTTTTAGTGATAGGTGGGTAAACAACACAGAAGATTCAAAATATCCTTGAAATTAGAGGAGAACCCACCTGAAGGCGGTGAAGGAAGAGCTGCTGCAAGAAGTCCTCCCACACAGCCAGGGGGCGCCCCAGCATCTGCTGACATACGTTACCCCAGTGCTGACTGATGGAGTCTGTGATCAGAAGGTCCCACACAGCGTCTCTAATGGCTGCCAGAGCCTTGAGGCTCTTCACGTAGACCAGGAGGGTGCCAACGCCCTGACAGATGTCCTGCTTGCAGCTGAGAACAGAAAAGTTGCAGGAGAAGAACCGGTTACCAAACTAACCACATGAAAGCCCCAGTGGAACACagaggagtttgtttttgtgaagagACAAAAAGGGAGTCCTCACGTATTGATCCACTGCTGCAGCGTGTCCCGGAGCTGCTCCGCCTGGATGGGCTTAGCCAGGGTCCGGAGGGTGGGCTGAAACTCCATAATGGATGGAGGCAGATACCTGAACCAGCTGCCTGTACTCCAcacctgctgcaacacctttcTGCCTTTACCTGGCGACACAAGACCAGGATATCACCCTGATCAACGAGCAACAACTCCTACGCAGGTAGAAACACGGAACACTGGGAATAATCAAGTTCAACGGAGCAACAGTTCTAATCTAATtggaaccaacagaaccaaagaGAGTGAGAAGTAGAGGGGAGAGAGTCTGCCTGTGTCTGTGAAGAGGCAGAAATCCTGGCTACAACAACTGGCTGGACGTATGGGGTTATGTTGAGCTGCATCACAATCACATTGCATCCTTTCAATAGCATCTGGAAACAGTAAATACTATATAGCTGAAGTACTGCCTTAAGTACTGAAGAGATAAAAAGACAGACATCTGTTTGTTGAATTTCTGgctaaactaattaaaatgcaGAATGAAGGCCTTtaaatttgatatttgaaattatcttgaaaataatattaaaatctcGATTCGTCTCGTTCTTGTGAACTCAGCATCTTGTCCCGTCTTGTCTCGTTAGCGTTGGGTATCGTAACACCTCTAATCACAAGTCATATCATGACTTCCGTGTATCTTGCAGAAACACATTTAGAGGTGCAGCTGAGCACGAGCAGGTTCTACAGACGGTGACAGTTTGTCTTACCTGTGGGAGTGCAGGAGGTTACATTCTCCAAGGTGGAGAAGAGCATGCCACAGCTGAgggcgccctctgctggcctGGGAGCCCCCTCAGCAGGCATGTAGAAGACGGCGTAGGCCTGGAAGAGCGTGGTGatcagcagctccaccaggctGCACACCTGGGCCTTGATCCCTGCGCCTGGGGGATAAAAACACGCCACGAGTTGGTTCATTGTCAAAACTACGACAGAAAACCAGCAATTTATCTGAATGTACGCCCACAAGCTGCTAGTGGCTGCGGTCAGAGTGTTTCAGCTCTGCGGTCGGGCTGTTCGGTTAACATGACCCTTGACCTCCACCTGTCCGTGCAAAGGACTTCCTCCATCCATCTCCAAAAATATTTGAGGGTAAGAGGATGGTGTTCTTATCTCGCCAGAATGACAGACGATTAATGACTTATTGCCATTAATAGTGCAATGATATCATCCACCTGCTGCTATAGTAACCAGGGTAATTATAGTTAAcgaaaattaacaaaataacgAAAATTGGAATTGAGAAGACATTTTTGCTaaccaaactttttaaaaaagttgaatGAATTGCAAAAAACTATAATTatgttatgtgtttttaaaactaatatttgGAGACATAAGCACAATACAATAGTTTGATCTTTCTGAATTCCTCACTTACAAAAAATAACCATATATCACAAACTAGAAGTAGCActgtaactaataaaaactaaactaaatcacatttaactaatgaaactaataaaaactaacaaacacaCTAAAAATCTATTATAACAAACTGAATTAGACACAACCTAATAAAACTCAACTCTAATGACAAACCCAAAACTATCAGAACCCTACATTAGCCTGTATCCTACCATggcttctggttctgttggttctgtttaaCAGATAATCTGCTGTTAAACAGCAGATTATCTGCCTGGGTTGGACTATCAGTACCTCATAATGTGACCACAGTTCACCGAAGGAACAGTACCGTGTTGCGGTTGGTTCAGCAGCTGGTGGATGGAGGCCTTCCTGgccaacaggaagtcagccaGAGCCTGGCGTGGTGAGCTGTCTTCCAGCAGCATGGTGGAGACCAGGGCCTCGGCGATAGCCTGGTCCGACACGGCACGGCCGCGCAGCAGAGACCTGCTGTCCAGGAGGATGGTCGACCT
This genomic window contains:
- the cog1 gene encoding conserved oligomeric Golgi complex subunit 1 isoform X1, whose translation is MMAGDPVLALRVSEIKDPAALFERYSTEEIRRVERKVRGEIEQKKEELRQMVGERYRDLIDAADTIGEMRECSESVVESIQDMQRYCRTLKQGRNGAGGSRLENHNQNQRQWQEKFYTMTSQIKLLLEIPERIWSSMEAAQYLQATQLYLLCCHLHSLLQLEAASGGLYSPVLARFPILVRQVATTGHFRSTILLDSRSLLRGRAVSDQAIAEALVSTMLLEDSSPRQALADFLLARKASIHQLLNQPQHGAGIKAQVCSLVELLITTLFQAYAVFYMPAEGAPRPAEGALSCGMLFSTLENVTSCTPTGKGRKVLQQVWSTGSWFRYLPPSIMEFQPTLRTLAKPIQAEQLRDTLQQWINTCKQDICQGVGTLLVYVKSLKALAAIRDAVWDLLITDSISQHWGNVCQQMLGRPLAVWEDFLQQLFLHRLQTITKEETEAIATSSVQLLTSAVRDLEGRPVQAAAGSNPLSGRGAQYEADVASFLWSESPGDLLSDAAWVSVAQRGQQQQQRSGLAMKTQALTPCVQNFCSSLDAKLRARLDDLQHYLPSQDTGSDSIPAAPPSCGPPDSFNRYTDSAAVEEALREACVACVRHILSSVRTELGSAPTRLSSVLFMARLCQSVGELCPSLKHCLLGRRSTGEASPKGTPRQGKKLGKSKAAPEVSPAQAKWAELKEELLGCSMDAYRIWSSALSKELMETFGAALLAESAGAVLSSATGWEDLEIQEESESGNSVTSKIRLPVQASWFVQSLLFQLCVEVNRVGGHALPRPTLQDLLQSCLGQVLHRYDVLAEQRRDAEGVLPITQNRALQLLFDLRYLNSTLGSRVEEGKTSRSQQDPRFHKICDWLESFIDPFDLDVFTPPLNANLNRLSQRTSVLLGLLTGSEKQFAPRSSTVNSQEPYNILPLASSQIRFGLLPLSMSNARKPTSSSRGSDKSQNLAPQSSAAGSDDVFRPGSLFRQLADQDEDSTAPSLFKLSWLSGMAK
- the cog1 gene encoding conserved oligomeric Golgi complex subunit 1 isoform X2; this encodes MMAGDPVLALRVSEIKDPAALFERYSTEEIRRVERKVRGEIEQKKEELRQMVGERYRDLIDAADTIGEMRECSESVVESIQDMQRYCRTLKQGRNGAGGSRLENHNQNQRQWQEKFYTMTSQIKLLLEIPERIWSSMEAAQYLQATQLYLLCCHLHSLLQLEAASGGLYSPVLARFPILVRQVATTGHFRSTILLDSRSLLRGRAVSDQAIAEALVSTMLLEDSSPRQALADFLLARKASIHQLLNQPQHGAGIKAQVCSLVELLITTLFQAYAVFYMPAEGAPRPAEGALSCGMLFSTLENVTSCTPTGKGRKVLQQVWSTGSWFRYLPPSIMEFQPTLRTLAKPIQAEQLRDTLQQWINTCKQDICQGVGTLLVYVKSLKALAAIRDAVWDLLITDSISQHWGNVCQQMLGRPLAVWEDFLQQLFLHRLQTITKEETEAIATSSVQLLTSAVRDLEGRPVQAAAGSNPLSGRGAQYEADVASFLWSESPGDLLSDAAWVSVAQRGQQQQQRSGLAMKTQALTPCVQNFCSSLDAKLRARLDDLQHYLPSQDTGSDSIPAAPPSCGPPDSFNRYTDSAAVEEALREACVACVRHILSSVRTELGSAPTRLSSVLFMARLCQSVGELCPSLKHCLLGRRSTGEASPKGTPRQGKKLGKSKAAPEVSPAQAKWAELKEELLGCSMDAYRIWSSALSKELMETFGAALLAESAGAVLSSATGWEDLEIQEESESGNSVTSKIRLPVQASWFVQSLLFQLCVEVNRVGGHALPRPTLQDLLQSCLGQVLHRYDVLAEQRRDAEGVLPITQNRALQLLFDLRYLNSTLGSRVEEGKTSRSQQDPRFHKICDWLESFIDPFDLDVFTPPLNANLNRLSQRTSVLLGLLTGSEKQFAPRSSTVNSQEPYNILPLASSQIRFGLLPLSMSNARKPTSSSRGSDKSQNLRF